One segment of Methanolinea mesophila DNA contains the following:
- a CDS encoding flavodoxin family protein: MIPMNVLVVYYSWKGHTEYLAQEIAGKLGAPLVKIEPLADPGPGMFGKAMKALFTRREKIRPCQTDLSGIDHLVVATPVWSGKVPPYVHEYLSRVSNCEGKNFSVFAEMGGRGADYAIMFVRKILGEKGMLFVASGFTIEKDVDARTVGPQIEEFVREVQGTFPEE; this comes from the coding sequence ATGATCCCTATGAACGTGCTTGTCGTGTATTATTCCTGGAAAGGGCACACCGAATATCTCGCACAAGAGATTGCAGGAAAACTCGGCGCCCCGCTGGTAAAAATAGAGCCGCTCGCCGACCCCGGACCGGGCATGTTCGGCAAGGCAATGAAGGCCCTGTTCACGAGAAGAGAGAAGATCAGGCCCTGCCAGACCGACCTTTCGGGGATCGATCACCTGGTCGTCGCCACCCCCGTATGGTCCGGGAAGGTCCCCCCCTACGTCCACGAGTATCTCTCCCGGGTGAGCAACTGTGAGGGGAAGAATTTCTCCGTATTTGCCGAGATGGGCGGCAGAGGAGCGGATTACGCGATCATGTTCGTCCGGAAGATCCTCGGGGAGAAGGGGATGCTCTTCGTAGCCTCGGGGTTCACCATCGAAAAGGATGTGGATGCCCGGACGGTAGGCCCGCAGATCGAGGAGTTCGTGCGGGAAGTGCAGGGCACGTTCCCGGAAGAATGA
- a CDS encoding PEGA domain-containing protein has translation MRISTTVFLIVLVIFGIVFIAPVLADEQGGDAGNVTSSGDEALTSTVNALVAATTATTAPTPTPYVPSGSIQVSSNPTGASVWVDGVASGMTPIVVTGLAQGNHLIEVEKTGYKDWESSVYVQVGSTTNVFAGLVEGVSPTVSATATTVAPTTAGTTAVPTPAFGNLQIVSDPEAAKIYIDNAYRGITPGIISDLTTGYHLVRLDKTGYHSWVQQVYVWGGETTQVLATLTPGDSTVTPTGTTTTTVTATATPTATTTPVNNYTVSATFGIYSTPANASIYIDSVYRGMTPLVVTGLTQGSHTVKLQKTGYKTWETTAYGQIGALTTIYTALVPGADPTPTGNTTGTATVTTIPTPSTPPHYGTLSVVSFPTGAAIWVDGVSKGLTPVNLAGTLIGNHTVKLEKTGYKTWQTVATVTEGNTTRVNAELVPVSVPNTSPTPTKTVIPTFPTPTKTPTPTKTPVPAGNLMVVSNPTGGTIYIDNVLKGDAPQIISNIPAGNHTVMVNLTGYESWKSTVNIQQGTLTRIVANLVPGFL, from the coding sequence ATGAGAATATCAACTACTGTCTTTCTGATCGTTCTGGTCATTTTCGGCATTGTCTTTATCGCGCCTGTTCTTGCCGACGAACAAGGCGGGGATGCAGGAAATGTCACGTCTTCCGGTGATGAGGCGCTGACCAGCACCGTGAACGCCCTGGTTGCCGCTACCACCGCGACTACTGCCCCGACCCCCACCCCGTATGTCCCCTCCGGGAGCATCCAGGTCTCCTCGAATCCTACGGGAGCGTCGGTATGGGTGGACGGGGTCGCGAGCGGGATGACCCCGATCGTGGTCACCGGGCTTGCCCAGGGAAATCACCTGATTGAAGTTGAAAAGACCGGGTACAAGGACTGGGAATCATCGGTCTATGTCCAGGTGGGCTCGACGACCAATGTCTTTGCCGGACTTGTCGAGGGGGTCAGCCCCACCGTATCGGCCACCGCGACCACCGTGGCACCCACCACGGCGGGTACCACCGCGGTTCCCACCCCTGCATTTGGAAATCTCCAGATAGTCTCCGATCCGGAGGCCGCGAAGATCTACATCGACAACGCCTATCGCGGAATCACCCCCGGGATCATCTCGGACCTCACCACCGGGTACCACCTGGTGAGACTTGATAAGACCGGGTATCATTCGTGGGTACAGCAGGTCTATGTCTGGGGAGGCGAAACCACCCAGGTCCTCGCCACCCTGACTCCGGGCGACAGCACAGTCACGCCTACCGGGACCACCACCACGACCGTGACTGCGACAGCTACCCCCACTGCAACAACCACTCCGGTCAACAACTATACGGTCTCCGCAACGTTCGGGATCTACTCAACCCCTGCGAACGCATCGATTTACATAGATTCCGTTTACCGGGGAATGACCCCCCTGGTGGTCACCGGGCTTACCCAGGGATCTCATACGGTGAAGCTCCAGAAGACCGGCTATAAAACCTGGGAGACGACCGCCTACGGCCAGATAGGCGCCCTCACTACGATATATACCGCGCTGGTACCGGGTGCCGATCCCACCCCCACCGGGAACACGACGGGAACTGCTACCGTCACCACGATCCCCACACCCTCAACACCGCCCCATTACGGAACGCTCTCGGTGGTGTCTTTCCCCACCGGCGCAGCGATCTGGGTCGACGGGGTCAGTAAAGGACTCACCCCGGTCAACCTTGCCGGGACCCTCATCGGGAACCACACCGTGAAACTGGAGAAGACCGGCTACAAAACATGGCAGACCGTGGCCACTGTAACTGAAGGGAACACCACCAGGGTGAACGCGGAACTGGTACCGGTATCGGTGCCGAATACTTCCCCGACTCCCACCAAGACCGTGATCCCCACGTTCCCCACGCCCACCAAGACACCGACCCCCACCAAGACCCCGGTCCCGGCCGGGAACCTGATGGTGGTATCCAATCCGACCGGGGGAACGATTTACATCGATAATGTGCTCAAGGGAGATGCACCCCAGATCATCTCGAACATCCCCGCAGGGAATCATACCGTGATGGTGAACCTGACCGGGTACGAGAGCTGGAAGAGCACGGTCAATATCCAGCAGGGAACGCTCACCAGGATAGTCGCAAACCTGGTGCCCGGGTTCCTGTAA
- a CDS encoding methyltransferase domain-containing protein, with protein MYTWNPGDYARHSSAQKKWGEDLIGKLSLRGDERVLDIGCGDGALTAMIASLLPRGEVTGIDRSGEMIAHARFRYPVAEYPNCHFIAVDAREMIFESEFDLAFSNAALHWIREQGQLLERLSRALKPGGRLLFQMGGYGNAEDFFVIATTIATEYQWKSFFEGFTPPWRFCSDREYSVLLEAAGFIPLRVDLVPVDMVHADRQGLEGWVRTTWIPFLERLPACKQEEFIGEVVDRYLAFHPTDREGRTHVRMVRLEAEAVKTGPGAARVLRHV; from the coding sequence GTGTACACCTGGAACCCCGGCGACTACGCACGGCATTCTTCGGCCCAGAAAAAGTGGGGCGAAGACCTGATCGGGAAACTTTCCCTTCGGGGGGATGAGCGGGTCCTCGACATCGGATGCGGAGACGGTGCCCTCACCGCGATGATCGCCTCCCTGCTTCCCCGGGGCGAGGTCACCGGTATTGATCGCTCCGGGGAGATGATCGCCCACGCACGGTTCCGTTACCCTGTCGCGGAGTACCCCAACTGCCACTTTATCGCGGTCGATGCCCGGGAGATGATCTTCGAGTCGGAGTTCGACCTCGCATTCTCCAACGCCGCCCTGCATTGGATCCGTGAGCAGGGACAACTGCTTGAACGGCTCTCCCGGGCATTGAAACCCGGTGGAAGGCTTCTCTTCCAGATGGGGGGATACGGCAACGCAGAGGATTTCTTTGTTATTGCCACCACGATTGCCACCGAATACCAGTGGAAATCATTTTTCGAAGGATTCACACCCCCCTGGCGGTTCTGTTCCGACAGGGAATATTCCGTGCTGCTGGAAGCGGCAGGATTCATCCCTCTTCGTGTCGATCTCGTTCCGGTGGACATGGTCCACGCTGACAGACAGGGGCTCGAAGGATGGGTCCGCACCACCTGGATCCCGTTCCTGGAGCGACTCCCTGCATGCAAACAGGAAGAGTTCATCGGCGAGGTTGTCGACCGCTACCTTGCGTTCCACCCGACTGACCGGGAAGGCCGGACCCACGTCCGGATGGTAAGGCTCGAGGCGGAAGCGGTAAAGACTGGTCCGGGTGCCGCGAGAGTACTCAGGCACGTCTGA